Proteins found in one Oryza glaberrima chromosome 4, OglaRS2, whole genome shotgun sequence genomic segment:
- the LOC127769930 gene encoding protein DMR6-LIKE OXYGENASE 1-like produces the protein MAPAIAKPLLSDLVAQSGQVPSSHIRPVGDRPDLDNVDHESGAGIPVIDLKQLDGPDRRKVVEAIGSACETDGFFMVKNHGIPEEVVEGMLRVAREFFHMPESERLKCYSDDPKKAIRLSTSFNVRTEKVSNWRDFLRLHCYPLESFIDQWPSNPPSFRQVVGTYSREARALALRLLEAISESLGLERGHMVSAMGRQAQHMAVNYYPPCPQPELTYGLPGHKDPNAITLLLQDGVSGLQVQRNGRWVAVNPVPDALVINIGDQIQALSNDRYKSVLHRVIVNSESERISVPTFYCPSPDAVIAPAGALVDGALHPLAYRPFTYQAYYDEFWNMGLQSASCLDRFRPNDQAV, from the exons ATGGCTCCAGCCATTGCCAAGCCTCTCCTGAGCGATCTGGTGGCACAATCCGGGCAAGTCCCCTCGAGCCACATTCGTCCGGTTGGCGACCGCCCGGACCTCGACAACGTCGACCACGAGTCCGGCGCCGGCATTCCGGTCATCGACCTGAAACAGCTCGACGGCCCGGATCGCCGCAAGGTTGTCGAGGCCATCGGTTCGGCGTGCGAAACCGACGGTTTTTTCATG GTGAAGAATCACGGGATcccggaggaggtggtggaaggGATGCTGCGCGTGGCGAGGGAGTTCTTCCACATGCCGGAGTCGGAGCGGCTCAAGTGCTATTCCGACGACCCCAAGAAGGCGATCCGGCTGTCGACGAGCTTCAACGTGCGCACCGAGAAGGTGAGCAACTGGCGCGACTTCCTGCGCTTGCATTGCTACCCTCTCGAGAGCTTCATCGACCAGTGGCCCTCCAACCCACCCTCCTTCAG GCAAGTGGTCGGCACCTACTCGAGGGAGGCGAGGGCGCTGGCGCTGCGGTTGCTGGAGGCGATATCTGAGAGCCTCGGGCTGGAGAGGGGCCACATGGTGTCGGCCATGGGGCGGCAGGCGCAGCACATGGCGGTGAACTACTATCCGCCATGCCCGCAGCCGGAGCTCACCTACGGCCTGCCGGGGCACAAGGACCCCAATGCCATCACGCTGCTGCTCCAGGACGGCGTCTCCGGCCTGCAGGTCCAGCGCAACGGCCGCTGGGTGGCCGTCAACCCCGTGCCCGACGCCCTGGTCATCAACATCGGAGATCAAATCCAG GCGCTGAGCAACGACCGGTACAAGAGCGTGCTCCACCGGGTGATCGTGAACAGCGAGAGCGAGAGGATCTCCGTGCCGACGTTCTACTGCCCGTCCCCGGACGCGGTGATCGCGCCGGCCGGCGCGCTGGTGGACGGCGCCCTGCACCCGCTGGCGTACCGGCCCTTCACGTACCAGGCCTACTACGACGAATTCTGGAACATGGGCCTCCAGTCCGCCAGCTGCTTAGACCGGTTCCGGCCTAACGATCAGGCCGTCTGA
- the LOC127770013 gene encoding putative RING-H2 finger protein ATL50, whose product MSFPLVCFCRQIPRPIVALFKLLQAVALAFVLILCFLGLYEFPYTVEDHAPLIHGRRRDRLGDDGLQPEAVKRGLPLVEYMQLADLSADCHDGESGYPATCRVCLERLEATDEVRRLGNCTHAFHIGCIDRWIDLGEVTCPLCRSHLLPRQRRGLLGSRRLG is encoded by the coding sequence ATGAGCTTTCCGCTGGTGTGCTTCTGCCGCCAGATCCCGCGGCCCATCGTCGCGCTGTTCAAGCTGCTCCAGGCCGTGGCGCTGGCCTTCGTGCTGATACTCTGCTTCCTCGGCCTCTACGAGTTCCCCTACACCGTCGAGGACCACGCGCCGCTcatccacggccgccgccgcgatcgcctcggcgacgacggcctgCAGCCCGAGGCGGTGAAGCGGGGCCTCCCGCTGGTCGAGTACATGCAACTCGCCGACCTGTCGGCGGATTGCCACGACGGCGAGAGCGGCTACCCGGCCACGTGCAGGGTGTGCCTGGAGAGGCTGGAGGCGACGGACGAGGTGAGGCGGCTGGGCAACTGCACCCACGCCTTCCACATCGGCTGCATCGACCGGTGGATCGACCTGGGAGAGGTGACGTGCCCGCTCTGTCGGTCCCACCTGCTGCCACGTCAACGAAGGGGCCTGCTTGGCAGTAGGCGGTTAGGCTAG
- the LOC127771357 gene encoding flavanone 3-dioxygenase 2-like, with product MATTQLLSTVEHRETLPEGYARPESDRPRLAEVATDSNIPLIDLASPDKPRVIAEIAQACRTYGFFQVTNHGIAEELLEKVMAVALEFFRLPPEEKEKLYSDEPSKKIRLSTSFNVRKETVHNWRDYLRLHCHPLEEFVPEWPSNPAQFKEIMSTYCREVRQLGLRLLGAISVSLGLEEDYIEKVLGEQEQHMAVNYYPRCPEPDLTYGLPKHTDPNALTILLPDPHVAGLQVLRDGDQWIVVNPRPNALVVNLGDQIQALSNGAYKSVWHRAVVNAVQERMSVASFMCPCNSTVISPARKLVADGDAPVYRSFTYDEYYKKFWSRNLDQEHCLELFKGQ from the exons ATGGCAACGACGCAGTTGCTGTCCACCGTCGAGCACCGGGAGACGCTCCCGGAGGGCTATGCTCGGCCTGAGTCCGACCGGCCGCGGCTCGCCGAAGTTGCCACGGACAGCAACATCCCGCTCATCGACCTCGCCTCGCCGGACAAGCCGCGGGTCATCGCCGAGATTGCTCAGGCCTGTCGCACCTACGGCTTCTTCCAG GTCACCAACCACGGGATAGCAGAGGAGCTACTGGAGAAGGTGATGGCCGTGGCGTTGGAGTTCTTCAGGCTGCcgccggaggagaaggagaagctgTATTCCGATGAGCCATCCAAGAAAATCAGACTCTCTACGAGCTTTAACGTCCGCAAGGAGACAGTACACAACTGGAGAGATTATCTCCGCCTTCACTGCCACCCGCTGGAGGAATTCGTACCCGAGTGGCCCTCTAATCCGGCACAGTTCAA GGAGATTATGAGCACGTACTGCCGAGAAGTCCGGCAACTGGGGCTCCGGCTTCTCGGCGCCATCTCTGTCAGCCTCGGCCTCGAGGAGGACTACATCGAGAAGGTGCTCGGCGAGCAGGAGCAGCACATGGCCGTGAACTACTACCCGCGGTGTCCGGAGCCGGACCTGACCTACGGCCTTCCCAAGCACACGGACCCCAACGCCCTCACCATCCTCCTCCCCGATCCGCATGTCGCCGGCCTCCAGGTCCTCAGGGACGGCGACCAGTGGATCGTTGTCAACCCACGCCCCAACGCTCTCGTCGTCAACCTAGGCGACCAGATACAG GCTCTGAGCAATGGCGCGTACAAGAGCGTGTGGCACCGTGCGGTGGTTAACGCGGTGCAAGAGCGCATGTCGGTGGCATCTTTCATGTGTCCGTGCAACAGCACGGTGATCAGCCCGGCGAGGAAGCTCGTCGCGGACGGGGACGCGCCCGTGTACCGGAGCTTCACCTACGACGAGTACTACAAGAAGTTCTGGAGCAGGAACCTGGACCAGGAGCACTGCCTAGAGCTCTTCAAAGGCCAGTAG
- the LOC127771762 gene encoding probable E3 ubiquitin-protein ligase ATL45, with protein sequence MARSCSSSGSDHSSYDLALTLWRKLLLLLDILAVLRFLAAALLERLGVVSCQEDNELPGCHSWCDSDVVDTGAMERLMQAKLSTSWYRLRRRASRGGSDNMASPHGDTSADICTICLAELEAGGGGGGCQRQVAELSSCSHAFHAACIDGWVVEAGTCPLCRTPVLPPWQMAA encoded by the coding sequence ATGGCGCGttcctgcagcagcagcggcagcgatCATAGTAGCTACGACCTCGCGTTAACGTTGTGGCGGaagctcctgctcctcctcgacatcctcgccgtcctccgcttCCTCGCGGCGGCCCTCCTCGAGCGTCTCGGCGTCGTGTCCTGCCAGGAGGACAATGAGCTCCCCGGCTGCCACTCCTGGTGCGACAGCGACGTCGTAGACACCGGCGCGATGGAGCGCCTCATGCAGGCGAAGCTCAGTACGTCGTGGTACAGGCTACGGCGGCGTGCTTCGCGGGGCGGATCAGACAACATGGCCTCGCCGCACGGCGACACGAGCGCGGACATCTGCACGATTTGCTTGGCGGAACTGGAggctggaggtggaggaggaggatgccagCGCCAGGTCGCGGAGCTGAGCAGCTGCTCGCACGCGTTCCACGCCGCGTGCATCGACGGttgggtggtggaggcgggaaCCTGCCCTCTGTGCCGCACGCCGGTGCTACCGCCTTGGCAAATGGCGGCATAG